Proteins encoded within one genomic window of Gloeobacter kilaueensis JS1:
- a CDS encoding class I SAM-dependent methyltransferase produces the protein MSIDARRLKTALIEKKHSADRTLATILRDWSFRYAPLYEAITWLAATLAGGQAYFRRAAWQDLPLDERWQVLDLCCGPGSATRYLAATGAQVTALDASRTSLRYAQSRLKTVQFVWGQAERLPFAPASFDLVHTSVALHEMEPGQLEAIFQQVYRVLRPGGSFVFIDYHQPTNPLFWPPLAIFLWLFETHTAWRWLRADLPALLSAAGNWRAPQKRLIAGGSLQIVRIEKGP, from the coding sequence ATGTCGATCGACGCCCGGCGCTTAAAAACAGCCTTAATAGAGAAGAAGCACTCTGCAGATAGGACCCTGGCAACGATCCTGCGCGACTGGAGCTTTCGCTACGCCCCGCTGTACGAGGCGATCACCTGGCTTGCGGCGACTTTGGCGGGCGGGCAGGCGTATTTTCGACGGGCCGCCTGGCAGGATCTGCCCCTCGACGAGCGCTGGCAGGTGCTCGATCTGTGCTGCGGCCCCGGCAGTGCGACGCGCTATCTGGCCGCCACCGGAGCGCAGGTGACGGCCCTGGACGCTTCAAGGACGAGCCTCCGCTACGCCCAATCGCGCCTCAAAACCGTTCAATTTGTCTGGGGCCAGGCGGAGAGGCTGCCCTTCGCCCCGGCCAGCTTCGACCTGGTACACACCAGCGTCGCCCTCCACGAGATGGAGCCAGGGCAACTGGAGGCGATTTTTCAGCAGGTGTATCGGGTTCTCAGGCCCGGCGGCTCCTTTGTGTTCATCGACTACCACCAGCCGACCAACCCGCTTTTTTGGCCGCCGCTGGCGATTTTTTTGTGGCTCTTTGAGACCCATACCGCCTGGCGGTGGTTAAGAGCAGATCTACCGGCTCTGCTCTCTGCTGCCGGAAACTGGCGAGCTCCCCAGAAGCGCCTGATCGCCGGTGGCAGCCTGCAGATTGTGCGCATCGAAAAGGGCCCCTAG